A window of the Streptomyces sp. NBC_01351 genome harbors these coding sequences:
- a CDS encoding serine hydrolase has product MAGEVGEVGAADEHRPSRRRLGARLLALGGVLILHAALPASGAGAAGNPAERRALQGLRLRYGSARQAGLVERHLDGVAEEARRFLGPSPEHPYYAGAVVLAGRGRTIALHRAMGDAVRYADYDGRTDRVREFPAAERIAMAEDTVFDLASLTKLFTSILAVQQMERGRLELEAPVRRYLPEFTGGGKETITVRQLLTHTSGLRSWAPFYQQSTREGQLSLLWSVRPQESPGTVYRYSDLNLITLQLLLERITGRTLDVLLHDEITAPLGMHRTRYNPPLSWRRITAATEVQRPPWSGLDRGLVWGEVHDENAHALGGVAGHAGVFGTAWDMAVLSRTLLDGGVYAGKRILRPASVELLFTDYNTAFPGDDHGLGFELYQHWYMGAMATPHSAGHTGFTGTSLVLDPSTDSFLILLGNSVHPVRTWRAGSAPRVAVGNRFARAVPVRTKHGGAAWFSGVRPGASGTLTLPPLTPATASARLRCAVWWDTVPGEGALHLEVSPDGERWEPLPFTTLRSTGGAPEAWPLGSAAGWSGRIWHRLEAPLTATWAGREVRLRFRHSATGRYVGRGIYVDVIRVAEPARLLFAEDRPSDAARLDAVGWTRSGD; this is encoded by the coding sequence ATGGCCGGCGAGGTGGGCGAGGTGGGCGCAGCCGACGAACACCGTCCGAGCCGCCGCAGGCTGGGCGCACGACTCCTCGCACTCGGCGGCGTACTCATCCTCCACGCCGCCCTCCCCGCCTCCGGAGCCGGCGCCGCGGGGAACCCGGCGGAGCGGCGCGCACTCCAAGGCCTGCGGCTGCGCTACGGCTCCGCACGCCAGGCCGGACTCGTGGAGCGGCACCTCGACGGTGTGGCGGAGGAGGCGCGGCGCTTCCTCGGCCCCTCCCCCGAACACCCCTACTACGCCGGGGCCGTGGTCCTCGCGGGCCGGGGCCGCACGATCGCCCTGCACCGCGCGATGGGCGATGCCGTGCGATACGCGGACTACGACGGGCGGACCGACCGGGTCCGCGAGTTCCCGGCGGCCGAGCGGATCGCGATGGCCGAGGACACCGTGTTCGACCTGGCCTCGCTGACGAAGCTGTTCACGTCGATCCTGGCCGTGCAGCAGATGGAGCGGGGGCGTCTGGAGCTGGAGGCTCCGGTGCGGCGGTACCTGCCCGAGTTCACGGGTGGCGGCAAGGAGACGATCACGGTCCGCCAGCTGCTCACGCACACCTCGGGGTTGCGCTCCTGGGCGCCCTTCTACCAGCAGTCCACCCGTGAGGGTCAGTTGAGCCTCCTCTGGTCGGTCCGCCCGCAGGAGTCCCCCGGCACCGTCTACCGGTACTCCGACCTGAACCTGATCACTCTCCAGCTGCTCTTGGAACGGATCACCGGCCGCACTTTGGATGTCCTGCTCCACGACGAGATCACCGCTCCACTCGGGATGCACCGCACTCGTTACAACCCACCGCTCTCCTGGCGCCGGATCACCGCCGCCACCGAGGTGCAGCGGCCGCCCTGGTCCGGCCTGGACCGCGGACTGGTCTGGGGCGAGGTCCACGACGAGAACGCGCACGCCCTCGGCGGGGTCGCGGGCCACGCCGGGGTCTTCGGCACCGCCTGGGACATGGCCGTCCTCTCCCGGACCCTCCTCGACGGCGGGGTCTACGCGGGCAAGCGCATCCTGCGCCCCGCCTCCGTCGAGCTGCTCTTCACCGACTACAACACCGCCTTCCCCGGCGACGACCACGGCCTCGGCTTCGAGCTCTACCAGCATTGGTACATGGGCGCGATGGCCACCCCGCACTCCGCCGGCCACACGGGCTTCACCGGCACCTCCCTCGTCCTCGACCCCTCCACCGACTCCTTCCTGATCCTCCTGGGCAACTCGGTACACCCCGTGCGCACCTGGCGGGCCGGCAGCGCCCCGCGGGTCGCCGTCGGCAACCGCTTCGCCCGCGCCGTCCCGGTCCGTACGAAGCACGGCGGCGCGGCCTGGTTCTCCGGCGTCCGGCCGGGCGCCTCGGGCACCCTGACCCTGCCGCCGCTCACCCCGGCCACGGCCTCCGCCCGACTGCGGTGCGCCGTGTGGTGGGACACCGTGCCGGGCGAGGGCGCGCTCCACCTGGAGGTCTCACCCGACGGAGAACGCTGGGAGCCCCTCCCCTTCACCACCCTCCGCTCCACGGGCGGCGCCCCCGAGGCATGGCCCCTCGGCTCCGCGGCAGGCTGGTCGGGCCGCATCTGGCACCGCCTCGAAGCCCCCCTGACGGCGACCTGGGCCGGCCGCGAGGTCCGGCTGCGCTTCCGCCACTCCGCGACCGGCCGCTA
- a CDS encoding NAD(P)H-dependent flavin oxidoreductase, whose product METELSKKLGVEHAIFGFTPFPAVAAAITRAGGFGVLGAVRYTAPDDLKRDLDWMQAHTDGKPYGLDVVMPAKKAVDGISEADIEAMIPAEHRAFVRDTLAKHHVPELAEGEASGWRITGWMEQVARNQLDVAFDYPIKLLANALGSPPADVIQRAHDHGVLVAALAGSAKHARRHAEAGIDIVVAQGYEAGGHTGDIATMVLVPEIVEAVAPLPVLAAGGIGSGEQIAAGLALGAQGAWLGSLWLTTTEADLHSRALTAKLLAAGSGDTVRSRALTGKPARQLRTEWTDAWDDPEGPGALPMPLQGLLVAEAVSRIQKYEIQPLLGTPVGQIVGRMNEERSVQAVFDDLTTGFERAIDRINRIAGRVREEA is encoded by the coding sequence ATGGAGACGGAGCTGAGCAAGAAACTGGGAGTCGAGCACGCCATCTTCGGCTTCACGCCCTTCCCGGCGGTCGCCGCTGCCATCACCCGCGCGGGCGGATTCGGCGTACTCGGTGCGGTCCGCTACACCGCTCCCGACGACCTCAAACGCGACCTCGACTGGATGCAGGCACACACCGACGGCAAGCCCTACGGCCTCGACGTCGTCATGCCCGCCAAGAAGGCCGTCGACGGCATCAGCGAGGCCGACATCGAGGCGATGATCCCCGCCGAGCACCGCGCCTTCGTCCGCGACACCCTCGCCAAGCACCACGTGCCCGAGCTCGCCGAGGGCGAGGCCTCCGGCTGGCGGATCACCGGCTGGATGGAGCAGGTCGCCCGCAACCAGCTCGACGTCGCCTTCGACTACCCCATCAAACTCCTGGCGAACGCCCTAGGTTCCCCGCCCGCCGACGTCATCCAGCGCGCCCACGACCACGGCGTCCTCGTCGCCGCCCTCGCCGGCAGCGCCAAGCACGCCCGCCGCCACGCCGAAGCCGGCATCGACATCGTCGTCGCCCAGGGCTACGAGGCCGGCGGCCACACCGGCGACATCGCCACCATGGTCCTGGTCCCCGAGATCGTCGAGGCCGTCGCCCCGCTCCCGGTCCTCGCCGCCGGCGGCATCGGCAGCGGCGAGCAGATCGCCGCCGGACTCGCCCTCGGAGCCCAGGGCGCCTGGCTCGGCTCCCTCTGGCTCACCACCACCGAGGCCGACCTCCACTCCCGCGCCCTCACCGCGAAGCTCCTCGCCGCCGGCTCCGGAGACACCGTCCGCTCACGCGCCCTCACCGGCAAGCCCGCCCGCCAGCTGCGCACCGAGTGGACCGACGCCTGGGACGACCCGGAGGGCCCCGGCGCGCTCCCCATGCCGCTCCAGGGCCTGCTCGTCGCCGAGGCCGTCTCCCGGATCCAGAAGTACGAGATCCAGCCGCTGCTTGGCACCCCCGTCGGCCAGATCGTCGGCCGGATGAACGAGGAGCGCAGCGTCCAGGCCGTCTTCGACGACCTGACCACTGGCTTCGAGCGGGCCATCGACCGGATCAACCGCATCGCGGGCCGAGTCCGCGAGGAGGCGTGA
- a CDS encoding acyl-CoA synthetase — translation MTTVTAVTESQQPNGFWAQAAADPGRTVLVTPEGEEWTAGRLHADVNRLVHGLRAAGMEQGDVFAVVLPNGVEFLTAYLAAAQAGFYLVPVNHHLVGPEIAWIVSDSGAKVLVAHERFADAATSAADEADLPASHRYAVGAVPGFRPYGELLDGQPGTPPGDRTLGWVMNYTSGTTGRPRGIRRPLPGKLPEETYLGGFLGIFGIRPFDGNVHLVCSPLYHTAVLQFAGAALHIGHPLVLMDKWTPEEMLRLIDQRACTHTHMVPTQFHRLLALPQDTKDRYDVSSMRHAIHGAAPCPDHVKRAMIDWWGSCVEEYYAASEGGGAFATAEDWLKKPGTVGKAWPISELAVFDDDGNRLPPGELGTVYMKMKTGGFSYHKDEGKTKKNRIGDFFTVGDLGLMDEDGYLYLRDRKIDMIISGGVNIYPAEIESVLLTHPAVADAAAFGIPHAGWGEEVKAVIEPAEGFEAGDALAAEILHHCERHLAGYKRPKTVDFIETMPRDPNGKLYKRRLREPYWEGHERAM, via the coding sequence ATGACCACTGTGACCGCCGTGACCGAAAGCCAGCAGCCCAACGGCTTCTGGGCCCAGGCCGCCGCCGACCCCGGGCGGACCGTGCTCGTCACCCCCGAGGGCGAGGAATGGACCGCCGGCCGGCTGCACGCCGACGTCAACCGCCTCGTCCACGGCCTGCGCGCCGCCGGTATGGAGCAGGGCGACGTGTTCGCCGTCGTCCTCCCCAACGGGGTCGAGTTCCTCACCGCCTACCTCGCGGCCGCCCAGGCCGGCTTCTACCTCGTCCCCGTCAACCACCACCTCGTCGGCCCCGAGATCGCCTGGATCGTCTCCGACTCCGGCGCCAAGGTCCTCGTCGCCCACGAGCGCTTCGCCGACGCCGCCACCTCCGCGGCCGACGAGGCGGACCTGCCCGCGAGCCACCGCTACGCCGTCGGAGCCGTCCCGGGCTTCCGCCCGTACGGCGAGCTCCTCGACGGACAGCCCGGCACTCCCCCCGGGGACCGCACCCTCGGCTGGGTCATGAACTACACCTCCGGCACCACCGGCCGCCCCCGCGGCATCCGCCGCCCGCTCCCCGGAAAGCTCCCCGAGGAGACCTACCTCGGCGGCTTCCTCGGCATCTTCGGCATCCGCCCCTTCGACGGCAACGTCCACCTGGTCTGCTCGCCGCTCTACCACACGGCGGTCCTCCAATTCGCGGGCGCCGCCCTGCACATCGGGCACCCCCTGGTCCTGATGGACAAGTGGACCCCCGAAGAGATGCTCCGCCTGATCGACCAACGCGCCTGCACGCACACCCACATGGTCCCGACGCAGTTCCACCGGCTCCTCGCGCTCCCGCAGGACACGAAGGACCGGTACGACGTCTCCTCGATGCGGCACGCCATCCACGGTGCCGCGCCCTGCCCCGACCACGTCAAGCGGGCGATGATCGACTGGTGGGGCAGCTGCGTGGAGGAGTACTACGCGGCGAGCGAGGGCGGCGGCGCCTTCGCGACGGCCGAGGACTGGCTGAAGAAGCCCGGAACCGTCGGCAAGGCCTGGCCGATCAGCGAGCTCGCCGTCTTCGACGACGACGGCAACCGGCTGCCGCCCGGCGAACTGGGCACCGTCTACATGAAGATGAAGACCGGCGGCTTCAGCTACCACAAGGACGAGGGCAAGACGAAGAAGAACCGCATCGGCGACTTCTTCACCGTCGGCGACCTCGGGCTGATGGACGAGGACGGCTACCTCTACCTCCGCGACCGCAAGATCGACATGATCATCTCGGGCGGGGTCAACATCTACCCGGCCGAGATCGAGTCCGTCCTGCTCACCCACCCGGCGGTCGCCGACGCCGCCGCCTTCGGCATCCCGCACGCCGGCTGGGGCGAGGAGGTCAAGGCCGTCATCGAACCGGCCGAGGGCTTCGAGGCCGGTGACGCGCTGGCCGCGGAGATCCTGCACCACTGCGAGCGGCACCTCGCCGGCTACAAGCGCCCCAAGACGGTCGACTTCATCGAGACGATGCCGCGCGACCCGAACGGCAAGCTCTACAAGCGGCGACTGCGCGAACCGTACTGGGAGGGCCACGAGCGCGCCATGTGA
- a CDS encoding calcium:proton antiporter, with protein MSTATRRSLLTDWTVAVPVVALVALVFSWGRELPSLAVVLVALCLGGAVLAAVHHAEVVAHRVGEPFGSLVLAVAVTVIEVALIVTLMVDGGDKTSSLARDTVFAAVMITCNGIVGLSLLVGALRNRVAVFNAEGSGAALATVATLAVLSLVLPTFTTSKPGPEFSTAQLAFAAVASLALYGLFIAVQTVRHRDYFLPVKTEPRTGEEDDHAAPPTSRAAMISVGLLLVALVAVVGNAKAVSPTIEKGVADAGLPNAVVGVIIALLVLAPETLAAVRAARRDRVQTSLNLAYGSSIASIGLTIPAIALASIWLSGPLTLGLGPTHMVLLALTVVVSALTIAPGRATLLQGGVHLVLLAAYLFLAVSP; from the coding sequence ATGAGTACGGCAACGCGCAGATCCCTCCTTACCGATTGGACCGTCGCGGTCCCCGTGGTGGCGCTCGTCGCCCTCGTCTTCAGCTGGGGACGCGAGCTGCCCTCGCTCGCGGTGGTCCTCGTCGCGCTCTGCCTCGGGGGTGCGGTGCTGGCCGCCGTCCACCACGCGGAGGTCGTCGCCCACCGGGTCGGCGAACCCTTCGGCTCGCTCGTCCTCGCCGTGGCCGTCACCGTCATCGAAGTGGCGCTCATCGTCACCCTGATGGTCGACGGAGGCGACAAGACCTCCTCGCTCGCCCGGGACACGGTCTTCGCCGCCGTCATGATCACCTGCAACGGCATCGTCGGCCTGTCCCTGCTCGTCGGCGCCCTGCGCAACCGGGTCGCCGTCTTCAACGCCGAGGGCTCCGGAGCCGCCCTCGCCACCGTCGCGACCCTCGCCGTCCTCAGCCTCGTCCTGCCGACCTTCACTACGAGCAAGCCCGGCCCCGAGTTCTCCACCGCCCAGCTGGCCTTCGCGGCCGTCGCCTCGCTCGCCCTGTACGGACTGTTCATCGCCGTCCAGACGGTCCGCCACCGCGACTACTTCCTGCCCGTGAAAACCGAGCCGCGCACCGGGGAGGAGGACGACCACGCCGCGCCGCCCACCTCCCGCGCCGCCATGATCAGCGTCGGCCTGCTGCTCGTCGCGCTCGTCGCGGTGGTCGGCAACGCCAAGGCGGTCTCCCCGACCATCGAGAAGGGCGTCGCCGACGCCGGTCTGCCGAACGCCGTCGTCGGTGTGATCATCGCCCTGCTCGTGCTGGCGCCCGAGACCCTGGCCGCCGTCCGCGCCGCGCGCCGAGACCGTGTCCAGACCAGCCTCAACCTGGCCTACGGATCCTCCATCGCCAGCATCGGACTGACCATCCCCGCCATCGCCCTGGCCTCGATCTGGCTCTCCGGCCCGCTGACCCTGGGCCTCGGGCCCACCCACATGGTGCTGCTCGCCCTCACCGTCGTGGTCAGCGCCCTCACCATCGCCCCGGGCCGCGCCACCCTGCTCCAGGGCGGAGTCCACCTCGTCCTGCTGGCCGCGTACCTCTTCCTGGCCGTGAGCCCCTGA
- a CDS encoding penicillin acylase family protein — MHLSTRPILRRVALAGAALLAATAATPQASASTGERMPSGGGLSAVIRYTEHGIPHILARDYAHLGFGTGWAQAADQVCVLADGFVTVAGERSRWFGPDAAPDGSLSSATRNLSSDLYFKGVRESGTVEKLLATPAPAGPSKDLKELMRGWAAGYNAWLAQNKITDPACKGAGWLRPVTATDVAARGFAVSVLGGQGRGIDGITAAQPPGNQARTAAQPPGDPAGTAARTAAPHPELDPAGAAEAAREFFDTSRYDMGSNAVAFSGSTTANGRGLLLGNPHYPWQGGRRFWQSQQTIPGELNVSGGSLLGTAVVNIGFNEKVAWSHTVATGTPVNLHQLTLDPADPTAYLVDGKPEAMTRRTVTVPVAGGDPVTRTQWWTRYGPVITGLGPGLPLPWTAQTAYALNDPNAVNLRGSDTALAMGKARSVAGVQDALARTQGLPWVNTVAADSSGGTLFTQSQVLPRITDELAARCSTPLGRATYPASGLAVLDGSRGDCALGADPDAVQPGVFGPGKAPTLRGAPYAENSNDSAWLANADRPLTGYERIWGNVSTPRSMRTRGAIEDVSAMAAGGGLTVADLQEQQFANRVPAGDLAAADAAKACAALPGGTATASNGTVVDVSAACPVLAGWDRTADGASRGALLFDRFWRKLTASTAPKDLWLVPFSAADPVRTPRTLNQAAPGVGRALADTVAELGAAGIALDAELGEHQFVVRGGQKLPVGGGTESLGVWNKIEAPWNAAAGGYPEVVHGTSHVQAVGWDGGRCPVARTLLTYSQSSNPNSPYYADQTRLFAEGSWVTSRFCERDILTSPKLRVVWPRERR; from the coding sequence TTGCACCTCAGCACCCGTCCGATACTCCGGCGCGTCGCCCTTGCCGGCGCCGCGCTGCTCGCCGCCACCGCCGCCACACCCCAGGCCTCGGCGTCGACCGGGGAACGGATGCCGTCCGGCGGCGGCCTGTCCGCCGTCATCCGGTACACCGAGCACGGCATTCCGCACATCCTCGCCAGGGACTACGCGCACCTCGGCTTCGGGACCGGCTGGGCGCAGGCCGCCGACCAGGTGTGCGTGCTCGCCGACGGGTTCGTGACCGTCGCCGGGGAGCGCTCGCGCTGGTTCGGCCCCGATGCCGCCCCCGACGGATCACTGTCCTCCGCCACCCGGAACCTCTCCAGCGACCTGTACTTCAAGGGCGTCCGGGAGTCCGGCACCGTGGAGAAGCTCCTCGCCACCCCCGCTCCGGCGGGCCCCAGCAAGGACCTCAAAGAGCTGATGCGCGGCTGGGCCGCCGGGTACAACGCCTGGCTCGCCCAGAACAAGATCACCGACCCGGCCTGCAAGGGAGCGGGCTGGCTCCGCCCGGTCACCGCCACCGACGTGGCCGCCCGCGGCTTCGCCGTCTCGGTCCTCGGCGGCCAGGGGCGCGGCATCGACGGAATCACGGCGGCGCAGCCGCCGGGCAATCAAGCACGTACGGCGGCGCAGCCGCCGGGCGATCCGGCCGGCACCGCGGCGCGGACGGCCGCGCCGCACCCGGAGCTCGATCCGGCGGGCGCGGCCGAGGCGGCGCGGGAGTTCTTCGACACCTCCCGGTACGACATGGGCTCCAACGCGGTGGCCTTCAGCGGTTCCACCACCGCGAACGGCCGCGGGCTGCTGCTCGGGAACCCGCACTACCCCTGGCAGGGCGGGCGCCGCTTCTGGCAGTCGCAGCAGACCATCCCGGGCGAGCTGAACGTGTCGGGCGGCTCCCTGCTCGGCACCGCCGTGGTCAACATCGGCTTCAACGAGAAGGTGGCCTGGAGCCACACGGTGGCCACCGGCACCCCCGTCAACCTGCACCAGCTCACGCTCGACCCGGCCGATCCGACCGCCTACCTCGTCGACGGCAAGCCGGAGGCGATGACCCGGCGGACCGTCACCGTCCCGGTGGCGGGCGGCGATCCGGTGACCCGCACCCAGTGGTGGACCCGGTACGGGCCCGTGATCACCGGTCTGGGCCCCGGCCTGCCGCTGCCCTGGACCGCGCAGACGGCGTACGCGCTCAACGACCCCAACGCGGTGAACCTGCGCGGCTCCGACACCGCCCTGGCGATGGGCAAGGCCCGCTCCGTCGCCGGCGTCCAGGACGCCCTGGCCCGCACCCAGGGACTGCCCTGGGTGAACACGGTGGCCGCCGACTCCTCGGGCGGCACCCTCTTCACCCAGTCCCAGGTGCTCCCCCGGATCACCGACGAGCTCGCCGCCCGCTGCTCCACGCCGCTGGGCCGGGCCACGTACCCGGCCTCGGGGCTGGCGGTGCTGGACGGTTCGCGCGGCGACTGCGCGCTCGGCGCGGACCCGGACGCGGTGCAGCCCGGCGTGTTCGGCCCGGGGAAGGCGCCGACGCTGCGGGGCGCCCCGTACGCCGAGAACTCCAACGACAGCGCCTGGCTGGCCAATGCCGACCGGCCGCTGACCGGCTACGAGCGGATCTGGGGCAACGTCTCCACCCCGCGGTCGATGCGTACGCGCGGCGCGATCGAGGACGTGTCGGCGATGGCGGCCGGGGGCGGGCTGACCGTGGCCGACCTGCAGGAGCAGCAGTTCGCCAACCGGGTGCCGGCCGGTGACCTCGCGGCGGCCGACGCGGCGAAGGCCTGCGCCGCGCTGCCCGGCGGTACGGCCACGGCGAGCAACGGCACCGTGGTGGACGTGTCGGCGGCCTGCCCGGTGCTGGCGGGCTGGGACCGCACCGCCGACGGCGCCAGCCGCGGCGCGCTGCTCTTCGACCGGTTCTGGCGGAAGCTGACCGCTTCGACGGCGCCCAAGGACCTGTGGCTGGTGCCCTTCTCGGCGGCCGATCCCGTGCGCACCCCGCGCACGCTCAACCAGGCCGCGCCCGGAGTCGGCCGCGCGCTCGCGGACACGGTGGCGGAGCTGGGGGCGGCCGGGATCGCGCTGGACGCGGAGCTGGGCGAGCACCAGTTCGTGGTCCGCGGCGGGCAGAAGCTCCCCGTGGGCGGGGGCACGGAGTCACTGGGCGTCTGGAACAAGATCGAGGCGCCGTGGAACGCGGCGGCCGGCGGCTACCCGGAGGTCGTGCACGGCACCAGTCACGTCCAGGCGGTCGGCTGGGACGGCGGCCGCTGCCCGGTGGCCCGCACCTTGCTGACGTACAGCCAGTCCTCGAACCCGAACTCGCCGTACTACGCGGACCAGACCCGTCTGTTCGCGGAAGGCAGTTGGGTGACCTCGCGGTTCTGCGAGCGGGACATCCTCACGTCGCCGAAGCTGAGGGTGGTGTGGCCGCGCGAGCGGCGCTGA
- a CDS encoding fatty acyl-CoA synthetase produces the protein MTAEQTVRAAGAEPAVRHHTVDGLVRHSARRVPDRVAVHYRERTWTYAELDAAVTTGAAVLRDRYGLSEGDRVATFAHNSDAYLIAFLACARAGLTHVPVNQNLTGEDLAYILDNSASALVLADPDLAGRVPDRYRVRALRDDAGSFLAELAEPLPFDGRSDPDGLAQLLYTSGTTALPKGAMMTHRALAHEYESAIEALDLAEQDRPLHSLPLYHSAQMHVFLLPYLAVGADNTILDAPVAEQVFDLVEAGEADSLFAPPTVWIGLANHPDFERRELGALRKAYYGASIMPVPVLERLRERLPGLGFYNCFGQSEIGPLATVLGPDEHEGRMDSCGRTVRHVEAKVVDEDGKDVPAGTAGEVVYRSPQLCRGYWNDPGATEKAFRDGWFRSGDLAVCDTEGYFTVVDRVKDVINSGGVLVASRQVEDVLYTHPGVAEAAVVGLPDDRWIEAVTAVVVPRGEVTETELMAYAREKLAHFKAPKRVLFVEALPRNASGKILKRELRDRFAEPPAAGAR, from the coding sequence ATGACGGCAGAGCAGACAGTGCGAGCAGCGGGTGCGGAACCGGCGGTGCGCCACCACACGGTCGACGGGCTCGTGCGCCACAGCGCGCGCCGGGTGCCCGATCGGGTGGCCGTCCACTACCGCGAGCGGACCTGGACGTACGCGGAACTCGACGCGGCCGTCACCACGGGCGCCGCCGTCCTGCGCGATCGGTACGGGCTGTCCGAGGGCGACCGGGTCGCGACCTTCGCCCACAACTCGGACGCCTACCTCATCGCCTTCCTCGCCTGCGCCCGCGCCGGGCTCACGCACGTCCCGGTCAACCAGAACCTCACCGGAGAGGACCTGGCGTACATCCTGGACAACAGCGCCAGTGCTCTGGTCCTCGCCGATCCGGACCTCGCAGGGCGGGTCCCCGACCGGTACCGCGTACGGGCGCTGCGCGACGACGCCGGCTCCTTCCTCGCCGAACTCGCCGAGCCGCTGCCCTTTGACGGCCGAAGCGACCCGGACGGGCTGGCGCAGCTGCTGTACACCTCCGGAACCACCGCCCTGCCCAAGGGTGCGATGATGACGCACCGGGCGCTCGCGCACGAGTACGAGAGCGCGATCGAGGCACTGGACCTGGCCGAGCAGGACCGGCCGCTGCACTCGCTGCCGCTGTACCACTCGGCGCAGATGCACGTCTTCCTGCTGCCGTACCTGGCGGTCGGGGCGGACAACACCATCCTGGACGCGCCGGTCGCGGAGCAGGTCTTCGACCTCGTGGAGGCGGGGGAGGCCGACAGCCTCTTCGCCCCGCCGACGGTGTGGATCGGCCTGGCCAACCACCCCGACTTCGAGCGGCGCGAGCTGGGCGCGCTGCGCAAGGCGTACTACGGGGCCTCGATCATGCCGGTGCCGGTCCTGGAGCGGCTGCGCGAGCGGCTGCCGGGGCTCGGCTTCTACAACTGCTTCGGCCAGAGCGAGATCGGACCCCTGGCCACGGTGCTGGGCCCGGACGAGCACGAGGGACGGATGGACTCCTGCGGACGGACGGTGCGCCACGTGGAGGCGAAGGTCGTCGACGAGGACGGCAAGGACGTGCCGGCCGGCACCGCGGGGGAGGTGGTCTACCGCTCGCCACAGCTGTGCCGCGGGTACTGGAACGACCCCGGCGCGACCGAGAAGGCGTTCCGGGACGGCTGGTTCCGCTCGGGCGACCTCGCGGTGTGTGACACGGAGGGGTACTTCACGGTCGTGGACCGGGTCAAGGACGTCATCAACTCGGGCGGGGTGCTCGTGGCCTCCCGGCAGGTGGAGGACGTGCTGTACACGCACCCGGGCGTGGCCGAGGCGGCGGTGGTCGGCCTGCCCGACGATCGGTGGATCGAGGCGGTGACGGCCGTCGTGGTACCGCGCGGTGAGGTGACGGAGACCGAGCTGATGGCCTATGCGCGGGAGAAGCTGGCCCACTTCAAGGCCCCGAAACGGGTCCTGTTCGTGGAGGCCCTCCCGCGCAACGCCAGCGGCAAGATCCTCAAGCGAGAGCTCCGCGACCGTTTCGCGGAGCCACCGGCGGCCGGGGCGCGCTGA
- a CDS encoding oxidoreductase has translation MTTQHGLSETAGRVWLITGASSGFGRTLTEAALAAGDTVVAAARRPGTLDSLAAEHPDRLVPLAMDVTDIARAEEVVTEVVDRFGRIDVLVNNAGRGLLGAVEETTDRELRELMELHFFGPAALTRAALPHMRARKSGAIVQMSSMGGRLAFAGVGAYCATKFALEGLTEALATEVAGFGIKTLIVEPGSFRTGFAGGDALSHTAVLPAYEQSVGPVRQGMPASDGHQPGDPVKAAAAILTALDAENTPLRLVLGNDALDFITAHADAARAEARTWEAVSRATDFDGLAPAAP, from the coding sequence ATGACTACGCAGCATGGATTAAGCGAAACGGCCGGCCGGGTCTGGCTGATCACGGGGGCCTCCTCCGGTTTCGGCCGGACCCTCACCGAGGCCGCGCTCGCGGCCGGGGACACCGTCGTGGCGGCGGCCCGCCGCCCCGGCACACTCGACTCACTGGCCGCCGAGCACCCGGACCGGCTGGTGCCGCTCGCGATGGACGTGACGGACATCGCGCGCGCCGAGGAGGTCGTCACGGAGGTCGTGGACCGCTTCGGCCGGATCGACGTCCTCGTCAACAACGCGGGACGGGGCCTCCTCGGAGCCGTGGAGGAGACCACTGACCGCGAGCTCCGCGAACTGATGGAACTGCACTTCTTCGGCCCGGCGGCCCTCACCCGGGCCGCGCTGCCCCACATGCGGGCCCGCAAGTCGGGCGCCATCGTGCAGATGAGCAGCATGGGCGGGCGGCTCGCCTTCGCCGGCGTCGGGGCCTACTGCGCGACGAAGTTCGCCCTGGAGGGTCTGACCGAGGCGCTCGCCACCGAGGTCGCCGGCTTCGGCATCAAGACCCTGATCGTGGAGCCCGGCTCCTTCCGCACCGGGTTCGCCGGCGGGGACGCGCTGAGCCACACCGCGGTCCTGCCCGCGTACGAGCAGTCCGTCGGCCCGGTGCGCCAGGGCATGCCGGCCAGTGACGGCCACCAGCCCGGCGACCCGGTCAAGGCGGCCGCCGCGATCCTCACCGCCCTCGACGCCGAGAACACGCCGCTGCGGCTCGTCCTCGGCAACGACGCCCTCGACTTCATCACGGCACACGCGGACGCCGCGCGCGCGGAGGCCCGTACCTGGGAAGCCGTCAGCCGGGCCACGGACTTCGACGGCCTGGCGCCCGCGGCGCCGTAG